The genomic segment AATGGGATCCTTTCGAGGACAATTAAGGAGACGAGCATGTTCAAGGGCTTGGGCCAGCTTGGCGATATGGCCAAGATGATGAAGGCGGCGAAGGAGATGCAGGAGCGGATGGCCGCGCTGCAAGAGGAGCTCACCCGCATCGAGGTGACCGGCGAGGCCGGCGCGGGGCTGGTGCGCGCCACCGCCTCGGCCAAGGGCGTGCTGACCGGGCTCTCGATCGACCCCTCGATCCTCGTCGCCTCGGAAAAAGAGGTGGTCGAGGACCTGATCCTCGCCGCGATCAAGGACACCCAGGCCAAGGCCAAGGCCCGCGAGCAGGAGGAGCAGAAAAAGCTCCTCACCGCGCTCGGCCTGCCCGCCGACATGGAGCTTCCGGGCTGATCATGGCGGGGCCGCAGGGCGAGATCGAGGAGCTGATCGCGCTGATGGCGCGGCT from the Rhodobacter xanthinilyticus genome contains:
- a CDS encoding YbaB/EbfC family nucleoid-associated protein is translated as MFKGLGQLGDMAKMMKAAKEMQERMAALQEELTRIEVTGEAGAGLVRATASAKGVLTGLSIDPSILVASEKEVVEDLILAAIKDTQAKAKAREQEEQKKLLTALGLPADMELPG